From a region of the Propionispora vibrioides genome:
- a CDS encoding Lrp/AsnC family transcriptional regulator, with translation MLDHTDLAIISLLKTNCKMRFSDMGELVHLTGQAVSSRIARLEKEGIIRGYSVLLDETQLGKTITAYVTVFMKTTNHRNFHVFIKNQDSVREASRISGEGCYWLKLSVGSETELNHFLDEILQFGNYRVNLCIDKIK, from the coding sequence ATGCTTGATCATACAGACTTAGCCATTATCAGCTTATTAAAAACCAATTGTAAAATGCGGTTCAGCGATATGGGCGAATTGGTTCATTTAACAGGCCAGGCTGTCTCCAGCCGGATTGCCCGTTTGGAAAAGGAGGGCATTATCCGGGGCTACTCCGTGCTGCTGGATGAAACCCAGCTGGGGAAAACCATAACCGCCTATGTCACCGTCTTTATGAAAACCACCAACCACCGGAACTTTCATGTTTTTATAAAAAATCAAGACTCAGTCCGGGAGGCAAGCCGGATCAGCGGGGAAGGCTGTTATTGGCTCAAGCTGTCCGTCGGCTCGGAGACAGAACTGAATCATTTCCTGGATGAAATTTTGCAATTCGGCAACTACCGGGTCAACCTGTGTATCGACAAAATCAAATAA
- the dapA gene encoding 4-hydroxy-tetrahydrodipicolinate synthase, which translates to MRKPLFIGSAVALVTPFTDTGVDYQALAELIEFQIQGGSDAIVICGTTGEASTMPDEEHIAVIKYAVERVNKRIPVIAGTGSNDTRHAIELSKEAEAVGADGLLSVTPYYNKATQKGLYEHFKIIANHVQVPVILYNVPSRTNLNLNPDTIKALSEVENIIAVKECNLAQVGDVVNLCGADFSIYSGDDNTVLPLLSLGGKGVISTMANIIPKDTHNMVMRFFQGDITGAITLQLQTLNLIKALFSEVNPIPIKAAVNLLGFQAGQCRMPLTELSESNLELLRQEMRAYGLIK; encoded by the coding sequence ATGAGAAAACCATTATTTATCGGATCAGCAGTAGCTCTGGTTACTCCCTTTACCGACACCGGGGTGGATTATCAAGCGTTGGCGGAATTAATTGAGTTTCAAATTCAAGGCGGTTCCGACGCCATTGTCATATGTGGTACTACCGGCGAAGCCTCCACCATGCCGGACGAAGAACATATTGCTGTCATCAAATATGCTGTGGAGCGGGTGAATAAACGCATTCCGGTTATTGCCGGTACAGGCAGCAACGATACGCGCCATGCCATTGAACTTTCCAAGGAGGCCGAAGCAGTTGGCGCCGACGGTTTGCTTTCCGTAACTCCTTATTACAATAAGGCCACGCAAAAAGGACTTTATGAACACTTCAAAATCATTGCCAACCATGTTCAGGTTCCGGTTATTTTGTATAACGTGCCAAGCCGAACCAATCTCAATCTTAATCCCGATACGATTAAGGCGTTGTCAGAAGTTGAGAATATCATAGCCGTTAAGGAATGTAACCTGGCACAGGTCGGTGATGTGGTCAATTTATGCGGTGCGGATTTCTCCATATATTCCGGTGATGACAATACGGTATTGCCGCTATTATCATTGGGCGGTAAGGGCGTCATTTCCACCATGGCTAATATCATCCCGAAAGATACGCACAACATGGTTATGCGCTTTTTCCAGGGCGATATTACAGGCGCCATTACGCTGCAATTGCAGACCTTGAACCTGATCAAAGCATTGTTCAGCGAGGTAAATCCCATTCCAATTAAGGCGGCTGTTAATTTGCTTGGTTTCCAGGCCGGGCAATGCCGGATGCCGCTGACCGAGCTTAGCGAGTCTAATCTGGAACTGTTACGCCAGGAAATGAGAGCCTACGGCTTGATAAAATAA